A genomic stretch from Deltaproteobacteria bacterium includes:
- a CDS encoding transposase: protein ATALATMACAWAGVPRFCLCSSARAGVDVPSRFARSRSVVAHFGFAPRQWQSGEVDRTGSISCGDAMMRAALYEAANVLLGARRGGRG from the coding sequence GGCGACGGCTCTGGCCACCATGGCCTGCGCCTGGGCGGGAGTGCCGCGCTTTTGCTTGTGCTCCTCGGCAAGGGCGGGCGTCGACGTGCCATCGCGTTTTGCGCGCTCGCGCTCGGTGGTCGCGCACTTCGGGTTTGCGCCTCGCCAATGGCAATCTGGAGAGGTTGACCGCACGGGAAGCATCTCATGCGGCGACGCGATGATGCGCGCAGCGCTCTACGAAGCCGCCAACGTCTTGCTCGGCGCACGACGCGGTGGCCGTGGCTGA